GATTTCTTCAAGCCTGTTATAAATATAGAGTAACCTTTGTGAAAGACCTGTAGAACTGTCAGTCCTGATTGCCCCGTAATCCATTGGTGTAAATTTATTGCCTTCATACTTTACAACCCCGTACCCTACTATGGCAATCCCAGGGTCAATTCCCATTATCACCATTTAAATTTTCATCTCCTGTTATAACATTTCAATTATGCCTTAAGCATAAAATACCATAGCATAAAATAGCAATCAAAATATTCACATTTAAAATGATATTTAATAAACTAAAATATATTCTAACATACTTAAGGATGTATTTGTATAGATACAATAAATAAAGAAAATATATTTTAAGGGAAGCCTTTTAAAAGCTTCCCTTAAACGCCGTCACTGCCTCATGGACATCTTCACTTTTAATTTGTTCTTTCCTAATACTACATTGATGTTTGAGATTTGAATTCCCTTTTCCCCAAAGTTTTTGAGTAAATCTCTCTTTATCATGTTCATAAGCTTTGTGTACGGGTCTTTGAACCTTCTTTCTAATGCCATGGTCCCTTACCTCACAATGTTTTCTTAATAAATATATGATACATTATTTCCCATATGTTGTACAATATTTTCCACAGTATTTAGAAGGTTCAAAGTAACCAGAAGGTTTATTCAATTCTTTAATTACTGTTGCTTTGCCTTTTTGTCCAGTGCCCTGCCAAAGCTATACCAAGAATCTCTCAGCTTGTATCTCATTTCCTCATCGAGAATTCTCTCAATGACATCATTTAACTTTTTTCTCATTTGAATATATTCAACAAGTTCGAATTCTGGTTTTTTTAACAATTCATCCATTTCTTCAATCCATTCGTTAATATGCTGTGAGCCAAGAAAATCTTTAGCCACTTTTTTCTTCATATGAGAAACAACCAGCTTTACGGCTTTTCTTTTAACATCTTCGTCCGTTTGAACTTTTCTCTTTCTTTTTTCAGGACTTTTATTAGAAGCAGCTTTAGCCATTAAAAAACACTCTCCCTACTATAATATTATTTTAAATATGTTTAAAGGCAGAATGTCTAAATCATTCTACCTAAATTAACTTTTCCCTTTCCTGTTTTTGATGAAAAAAGGCTTTTTGCTTTTAAGAACTGTATATTGTAGAATGCTCCCCACAATAATCAGTATCCTTGTCAAACTGTTTTTAGAACGCTGAACCTATAGCAGGCTCACTATAGGTACAACTAATATACATTATGGTGTTTTAAAAAACATCTTATAAAGCAAGATGTCTCTTTAATAAAGCAGGCAAAAACAAACCCCTTTATTAAAGAAGTGTTCATATATGATTATAATACATTTTCTCTTTTAATGCAAATACAAGAAAATTTTAATATGTTATAAGCTCTTTACCATTAAGTTTGTCTAAATCTACATTTTCTGCTAAATTTTCAGGTACTGTTATGGTATCGGGATTTCCGTCACTTACATATTGTTCTTCCCTTGAAAGATTCTTTAGCCACCAAGCTAAGTCTGCATCCACCGGATTAATTCCTGATGCCCTCACCCTCTGAATGGAAGTAAGATCAAGATTTTTGCTGACAGGTGAAAGAGCCGGTGACCATCCCACTTCCAATATTCCTTTGTTTTCATATTCAACGCCTTCATAAACCCCATTATACACATATTGTCTCAATTCCTTGTCCGGCCAGATTCCAAAAGGCAGTGAAAAAGTGGTCATTTTGTAGCCATCAACCAGCTGGGACACTATCTTTTGGTTTTTACCAATTTGCTCTTGTATTTCATCAGCAGTTTTTAAATTTTTTAAATTTGCATGTGTATAAGTATGGTTGCCTATTTCAAAACCTTTATCAATTAAATATTGAAGTCTCTCTTCTAAAGTACCTTCCCCTTCAAAAGTATTATTCCCTAAATTCAGATAAAAAGTCCCTTTTACCCCGAAGTCAGGGTGGGTTTTGTTAAATTCCTCAATTATACCCACTGCAGACTTTTTATTTGCCACAAGCTCACCGTTTTCCTCCACTAAGTTAAACTGACCGCTGGTACCGTCATCAAAAGTAAAAACCATGGGTATACATCCTGCAGGAACTGAAATATTGTTATTTAAATAGTCATTCATACTAATTAATCTGTAGTCTCTTTCATAAAGCTCATGAAGAAGTTTTTCAAACTCGTCAAATGTAGTGGTATATTCGCCATTATCATAACTTGTAGGAGTAAAGGTCTCTACAAAATTATGAAACATTACTATCATAATTTTTCCTGCTTCATTAGGCTTAACATCTTCAACATTAATTGGTGTTGGTTCCGGCGTTGGCTCCGGTGTAGGCTCCGGCGTTGGTTCTGGTGTATTTTCACCCTTTTCATCAGTTATATCTGTATCACCTTCAGATATGGTACTGCCACCAGTATTGTCATTATTGTCTCCAACTTTGCCGCCTTTGCATCCTGTAAATGTTATCAGCAATAATAAACTAAGTAGTATAACTAACGTTTTTTTTGTTTTAAATAGTGTAGACATATCCATTTCTCCTTATCCTTTGTATTAATTTTAAAAAATCAATATTTATATATTTATTATAATTTATACTTGTTACAATTCAAATGTAATTTAAACCTTTAGGACAAACTTTTATACATATCCCGCATACAGAACCCCTTCCTATATGCTTGAATTTTTCCTTCATATAATCACTACATGCCTTAGCATCAATAATCAAACTTCTCTCACAGCCTTCTTCCCACAAAGCACCGGTAATTGCCATGGCAGGACAGTTTACCACACACTCTTTGCAAGAGCCACAGAGGGGTTTTTGTATGTTATTTACAGCAGGTACACTAATGTCTGTCAAAATAGTCCCAAGCCTTACCCTTGGTCCATATTGATTACTTATAAAAAGACCGCTTTTCCCAATCCATCCAAGCCCCGCCATTACCGCAGCTGTTTTGTGAGGAAAAATCCCCGAATACGCATCCTCCACATCGTTGACTGTCTGGGATGCAGGTACACCCAGGGCTTTATATCCCCTATCCTGTATAAAAAGCTGACCTTTAAGGGTTATTTGATCTATTAGTGTATTTACCGTCCTGTAGTGGTGAAAATAAGTATACGTAGGCTTATCCTCTATCTGTTCTATTATAAAGTCCGACAGCCTCACACCTATTGTAATGGCATATTTTAACTTTTTTAAATTTTCCGGAAGCTTTTTTTCCACATTTGAAAAGCCTACAAAACTTGCCCCCCACTCTATTAACTTGTTGCCAAGCTCTTTATGAAACTCCAACAAGTACCACCTCTTTTATTATATAGCATAATTAAACTAAAAACATAATAACATATTTAAATTTATATTTCCATTTTCGTATAAAATAAAAGTGCTATAAAAAGTAACAGGAAATATGTTATAATACACATTATACTCATATAAATTTATAGCTGAAAAAATACTGTAAATATATGTTTTTGCTAATTTTGAAAGGAGCGTACATTTATGTCTATAGCTAGCAACAGGGAACTTGCTGAAAATAAACTCATTCTTCTTTACATACTTGATAAATTAAATATGCCTGTAAGCAATCTCCAACTTACTAAAATAGTCATGGAAAACAAACTTATGAACTACTTTATATTCCAGCAATTTTTAGATGAATTGTGCAGTCTTAAATTTATATCCCCAAAAATCACAGATAACAAAACATATTATACCATTACACCTTCCGGAAAGCAAGCTTTGGACTATTTTGTAAATCACATACCAAAAGGTATAAAATTAATTATTAATAATTATATTAGTAACGTGCGTAAAAATATACGCAACGAAACATTTATTAAGGCAGATTTTACCCCTGAAAATGAAAATGAATTTACTGTAACCTGCCAAATCCGGGAGGATACTTTCAGCCTTATAGATTTAAAAATATCAGTGGGAACAAAAAGTGATGCCAAAGATATTTGCAAAAACTGGCAAAAACACTCCCAGACAATATATAGTGAAATAATAGAAAGTCTCATAAAACCCCGGGATTAACTAATATAAAAACCATTCAATGGTTTATATCTATAACTTTGTTTTCTTTTGACTCCCTGTATAAAACAAATTTATTCCCTATAACTTGCACAATTTCTGATTTTGTCATCCGCGCAACTTCTTCGCAAATTTCCCGAACCTCTCCCGGGGAATTTTTTAAAACATTTACTTTAATTAATTCCCTTGCTTCTAACGCATCATTAAACTGCTTTATCATATTATCATTAATACTGCCTTTTCCCACCTGGAATATAGGCTCAATCCTGTTGGCTAAACCTTTTAAATAACTTCTCTGCTTGCCGGTTAGCATAAAATCCACTTCCTTTTTTTACTTATTATTTATCTTTCTTATTATTTATAATACTCAAATTCAATATCCTCTACCCTTACAGTATCCCCTTCATTTATTCCCTCTGCTTCTAATGCATCAATTATTCCCTTCCTCTTCATGCTTCTTTGGAAATACTGTAAAGATTCATAATCATTAAAATTAACTGAAGCAATGAGCCTTTCTACCCACTTTCCTTCAACAACATAAACATCGTTCTCTTTATATACCTTAAAATCATCTTCCTCATTTTCAGCCTCATATACAAATTTTTCTTCAGGCTTTACTATCACCGTTTCAGGCAATTCCTTAAGCATGTTTGCCGCATACCTCATAAGCTCTTTAACTCCCTTTGATGTAGCAGCAGATATAGGAAATACCTTATATCCCTTTGGCTCAATAACATTTTTAAATTCCGTTAATTTTTTCTCAAAATCTTCTGTAATGTCTATTTTGTTGGCAGCAACTATCTGAGGCCTTTTAAACAGTGGTTCATTGTACTCTTTCAGCTCTTTATTTATAATTTCAAAATCCTCTAGAGGATCCCTTCCCTCAGAGCCGGATATATCAACAACATGAATTAATAGCTTTGTCCTTTCAATATGTCTTAAAAATTCGTGTCCTAATCCCACACCCTGATGGGCACCCTCTATTATTCCAGGAATATCTGCCAAAACAAAACTATCTTCTCCCAGGTCAACAACTCCTAAGTTTGGAGTTATTGTGGTAAAATGGTAGTCTGCAATTTTAGGTGCGGCGGAAGTAACAACAGATAAAATTGTAGATTTCCCCACATTGGGAAAACCGATAAGCCCCACATCTGCCAAAAGTTTTAGTTCTAAAATAACAGAAAGCTCTTCTCCCTCCTGCCCTGGTTTGGCAAAATTGGGAACCTGCCTTGTAGGAGTAGCAAAACGCTGATTGCCTGCCCCGCCTCTGCCGCCTTTTGCAATAACAACTTTTTCCCAAGGCTTCACCATGTCTGCAATTATTCTGCCTGTCTTTTCTTCTTTTACCAAAGTTCCCGGAGGCACCCTTATTACAAGATCCTCACCATCTTTCCCGGTCCGGTTGGCCTTTCCTCCGTTTTGTCCGTCTTCTGCCCTGTATTTTCTTTTGTATCTAAAATCCTGCAAAGTCCTAAGACCTGGATCTACAACAAAAACAATATTTCCGCCCCTGCCGCCGTCCCCGCCGTCAGGTCCGCCTTTGGCCACATATTTCTCCCTGCGGAATGACACGGCACCATTTCCGCCATTTCCTGCTTTAATTTTTATTTTTGCACTATCTATAAACAAAGCCTCTCAACTCCATATAGCTAATTAGTTATAGTATTTCTCATATATAAAAATTAAATCCCGGTTTAACACCGGGATTTTAAATTTCTATTATGCTGGTATAACACTTACCTGTTTTCTCTTTTTGCCTAGTCTGGAGAACTTAACTTTTCCGTCAGTAAGTGCAAATAGTGTATCATCACTACCTTTGCCAACATTTTCACCTGGATGAATTTTTGTTCCCCGCTGTCTTACCAATATATTACCGGCTTTAACGAACTGTCCGTCTCCTCTTTTTACACCAAGTCTTTTTGCTTCACTGTCACGTCCGTTTTTTGAACTACCTACCCCTTTTTTCTGGGCAAATAATTGTAAATTTACATTCATCATAATCATCAGTTACACCTCCTTATCTGATACCGAAACGTATTCCCTATATGAAAACTCTATTTGCTTAAATCCTATCACTGCTGCCTCTAAAATAATATTGGCAATTTTCTTCTTTTCATCAGAAATACCTTCTGGAACTGTACATTCCATATAGCCGTCTTTTTCTACATAATTGCATTTCCCCACCATGTTTTTCATGGCCCCCACTGCGGTATATGCTATTGCAGATACTCCAGCGCAAACAATATCACTGCCGTATTCTGAAAAACCGGCATGACCTTTCACTATAAACCTTTGAATATTGTCCTCTTTGTCCCTCTTTATATTTATTTTAATCATTTTCTAACCCATGCATTAATTTAAAGCTTATGCATTAATTTTTTCAATTTTTACTTTTGTATGAGGCTGTCTATGACCTTGCTTTTTCCTGTAGCCTTTTTTAGCTTTAAATTTGAAAACTATTATTTTCTTGTCTTTGCCATGGGATAGTATCTGACCGGTAACTGTCGCATTCTTCACAAATGGAGCACCAAAATTCATTTTATCCCCGTCTGAAACAGCAAGTACTTTGTCAAAAGTCACAGATGTTCCTTCTTCTCCAGCCAGTCTGTCTAAAAAAACCACATCTCCTTCTTGAACTTTGTACTGCTTTCCGCCGTTTTCTATTATAGCATACATAAAAACACCTCCCTATCCTCCAGTCTCGCCGATAAAAGGTAGCAGTTAAAAACATTGCTCTGCGTTTTGAAACCTTTTTCGCACGGTCACCATTGCATTTTAACACAACCGGATGACTATGTCAATAAGTTATCCGGGTCAATTTCTTTTATAAATATATCTTCATGCTTCACATCCTCTGAAGCCTTTATTACAATTCTTTTATTAAAGGCATTTTCAATTCTGAAAAGGTTTCCGTCATTTTTACCCAGAAGCACTTCCGCCACTGAAGGATGTACCTCCACCTCAATTGCAGAGGCTATTGTCTGGGCAAAATACTTTCTTATTTTCTTTTCAACATTCCTTGCAACAGATTCTGATGAAAGAATCTTCCCTCTTCCTTCACAATAAGGGCAGGGCTGCGTCACAAGTGACTCAAATCCCTCTCTTATATTCTTCCTTGTCATCTCTATAAGTCCTAATTTTGTCATATCAACTACAGTGGTTTTTACTCTGTCTTTTTTTAATGCTTCCTCTAAAACATTCATTACTTCTGTTTTATGCTCAGGTACACTCATATCTATAAAGTCAATTATAATTATTCCCCCGATATCCCTAAGCCTTATTTGTTTTGCAATTTCTTTTGCAGCCTCTTTGTTGGTCCTTAAAACAGTTTCTTCAAGATTGTTTACCCCCACATATTTCCCTGTATTTACATCAATAACCGTCAGTGCTTCTGTACGTTCAATAATCAAATACCCACCGCATTTAAGCCATATTTTCTTTGCCAGTGCCTTTGAAAGCATTTCATCAATACCTAGCTTTCAAATAAATCTATATTTTTATTAAAATACTCAACCCTGAGCTTTAAGGCCGGCGAAATCATTTCAACCCATTCAAGTACTTTATAGTATTCCTTTCTGTCATTAATAACAAACCTGTCTATATTCCACGTAAAAATATCTCTTATAGTTCTGTAAATTACATTTACATCCCTGTGAATGCATCGTGGGACAGGTCCTGACTGTTCTTTTTGTTTTATTTTATTCCAAAGTTTAACTAAAAAGTTTATGTCATTTTTAAAGTCTTCTTCCCTTTTTCCTTCTGAAACTGTCCGTACAATAAGCCCCATATTCTTAGGCTTTATTTTTTCAGCTATTTTTCTGAGTTTTGCCCTTTCTTCTTCATCTTCTATCCTTCTGGAAATACCTATATAGTCTGCATTAGGAAGCAACACCAGCTGCCTTCCCGGAAGGGTTATATGTGTTGTAACCCTAGGACCTTTTGTGCTTATAGGCTCCTTTTTAACCTGTACTGTTATTTCCTGCCCTGGTCTTAGTATATCTTCAATGTTGCAATTCTTCACATCACCGTAAAACTCTTCATCATCCTCACTAAATTCTTTTTGTGGGATTGCGTCCCTAACATATAAAAAGGCATTTTTCTCGTAGCCAATATCTATAAAAGCAGCCTGCATTCCAGGTAAAACACTGCTTACTCTTCCTCTGTAAATGTTGCCTACCAATCTTTCGCAGTCATTCCGCTCAATAAATATTTCCACCAATTCCCTATCCTCTAAAAGAGCAACCCTTCTCTCATTCAATCCCACATCCACTATAATTTCACTAACCATTTTTGACCACCTCATATTGCAATTATTCATCTAATGGATTTATAAGCTTGCCTTTACTACCTGTAAAAAGACCAGTCCGATGTATTTTTATAATATCAAAATCACTATTTAAAATTTCATTCAGTGCTTCTACCAAAAGCACCGGTTTTAAATTTCCAGGGCTTCCTGCACTAAGCAGTGTTGAAAAACAAAAAATATTGTTTTTAGAGCTTTTGTGATTTATATAATCTTCATAATTGACCTCAATATATTTTAAAATCCAGGTGTTTTTACACAAAAGATTATCCGGATACTCTTCCCTTTTAATTTCTTTATCTGTTCTTCCAGTAAATATTTTAGTATCTGTTATTTTGATGTCAATATCATAAATCATCGGTTTTATATCAACATCTTTAATTTTTCTTTTGGTTTGTTTTTTTACAACTATCTCTTTTAGCTGCATAAATTTTTCTATTAAATCCCTGGCCTCTTGATAATTAAGCTCTGAGGCAACTAAAATTTTATATGATGCAGCAACAACAGAGGCCATAATATTTTCTTTTGTCTTTCTTTCTTTTGCATCTATAAGGACTATTCCTTCAGGAAGACAGCTATTTAGCCTGTCAATAAACTCTTGAGGGTTTAAAGGTTCTTCAATTTCTAAGTCTAAATACTCCGCCTCACTTGTCACCCCTACTGATAAGGGCAAGCCGAAAACCAACTGGGGGTGAGGGTTAAAACCTTTTGAATAAAGTACCGGAATACCGGATCTTCTTAAAGCTCTTTCAAACACTTTCATCAAATCCAGATGGGAAATATATTTAACTTCCTCACCGCGTATAAATTTTGCCCTAATGCAGTTCATTGCAAATACCTCCATCAAAAACCAAAGCCCCGCACCCTGTACATTTAACCCTGCAGTTAGGAGTGATCACTTCAAAGTAGGCTTTTTCATTTTCTCTTTTTAAAAACTTTTTTGTCACACCCACATCTATGTGATCCCATGGGAAAATCTCATCAAAAGTCCTTTTTCTGTTTGCATAAAAATGGGGATCTATACCGCATTGGTCAAAAGCTTCAATCCAGCTGTCAAATTTAAAATGTTCCCCCCAGCTGTCAAATTTACACCCTTTTTTAAATGCAGCATAAAGTACTTTTCCAAGCCTTCTGTCCCCTCTTGCCAATACAGCTTCTAAAAAGCTTATATACGGGTCATGCCAGCTGTATTTTATATACTTACCCTTTAACTTTTCCATTAAGTACTGTTGCTTTTCCTTTAGTGTTTCAATACTGTCCTGTGCCTCCCATTGAAAAGGTGTAAAAGGTTTAGGTACAAAGGATGATGTACTTACATTTACACTAAGTCCCTTTCCTCTTTTATCTTTTGGCGTTTTCATGTAAACATCCACAACTTTTTTAGAAAGCTCGGCTATACCGTCTATGTCCTCCATCGTCTCTGTAGGAAGACCTATCATAAAGTACAGCTTCACGGTGCTCCATCCCCCTGCAAAAGCAATGGCTGCAGAGTTTAACAAATCCTCTTCCGTTACCCCTTTATTAATTACATCTCTAAGCCTTTGGCTTCCTGCTTCAGGAGCAAATGTCAGCCCGCTTTTTCTTACCTTTTGAGCCTTTTCCATAAGCTCCATTGAAAAAGAATCCACCCTCAGGGACGGAAGGGAAAGATTGACTTTTTTGGGCTCCATTTTATCCATCAAGCCTGTACATAAATCCCTTAAATGAGAATAATCACTGGTACTTAAAGATACCAGGGAAATTTCCTCATATCCGGTACTCTCCTGAAGTTTTTCCGCCAGTTCCAATAATTTACCTGAAGTTCTCTCCCTTACAGGTCTGTAGATATAGCCCGCCTGGCAAAACCTGCATCCTCTTATGCATCCTCTAAATAATTCCAGCATTATCCTGTCGTGGACTATATCGGTAAAAGGAACAATTATTTTATCCGGAAAGGAAACCTTGTCCAGATCTTTTATTATCCTTTTTTTTATTTTTTCAGGGTACCTGTCTGCCTTGGGGCTAATTGCTCTTATAGTGCCGTCATCATTATACTCCACATTATAAAACCCAGGTACATATATTCCCTCTATATTAGCAATCATCTCTAAAAAGCTTTCTTTACTCTCCCCGGAACCCTTCCAGTTTACATAAGCATCCATAACTTCATTTATAACTTCTTCACCTTCGCCTAACATAAAAAAATCTATAAAATCTGCCAAAGGTTCGGCATTGTAGGCACAAGGTCCTCCGGCACACACAAAAGGATGCTCCTTAGTCCTCTCACTTTTAAGTACAGGTATTCCTGAAAGATCCAGCATGTTTATGACGTTTGTATAACTCATTTCATATTGGAGAGTAAAACCAATGAAATCAAAAGAATTCACTGATGAATGAGTTTCAAGGGTAAAAAGGGGAA
The genomic region above belongs to Acetivibrio saccincola and contains:
- a CDS encoding polysaccharide deacetylase family protein, with the protein product MSTLFKTKKTLVILLSLLLLITFTGCKGGKVGDNNDNTGGSTISEGDTDITDEKGENTPEPTPEPTPEPTPEPTPINVEDVKPNEAGKIMIVMFHNFVETFTPTSYDNGEYTTTFDEFEKLLHELYERDYRLISMNDYLNNNISVPAGCIPMVFTFDDGTSGQFNLVEENGELVANKKSAVGIIEEFNKTHPDFGVKGTFYLNLGNNTFEGEGTLEERLQYLIDKGFEIGNHTYTHANLKNLKTADEIQEQIGKNQKIVSQLVDGYKMTTFSLPFGIWPDKELRQYVYNGVYEGVEYENKGILEVGWSPALSPVSKNLDLTSIQRVRASGINPVDADLAWWLKNLSREEQYVSDGNPDTITVPENLAENVDLDKLNGKELITY
- a CDS encoding ribosomal-processing cysteine protease Prp, coding for MIKINIKRDKEDNIQRFIVKGHAGFSEYGSDIVCAGVSAIAYTAVGAMKNMVGKCNYVEKDGYMECTVPEGISDEKKKIANIILEAAVIGFKQIEFSYREYVSVSDKEV
- a CDS encoding TIGR03960 family B12-binding radical SAM protein, which codes for MKVKISDKILQSVEKPSRYTGNEWNSVYKDLDNVSIRFAFCFPDVYEIGMSHLGMRILYHVLNERKDTFCERVFAPWVDMEQKMRESNIPLFTLETHSSVNSFDFIGFTLQYEMSYTNVINMLDLSGIPVLKSERTKEHPFVCAGGPCAYNAEPLADFIDFFMLGEGEEVINEVMDAYVNWKGSGESKESFLEMIANIEGIYVPGFYNVEYNDDGTIRAISPKADRYPEKIKKRIIKDLDKVSFPDKIIVPFTDIVHDRIMLELFRGCIRGCRFCQAGYIYRPVRERTSGKLLELAEKLQESTGYEEISLVSLSTSDYSHLRDLCTGLMDKMEPKKVNLSLPSLRVDSFSMELMEKAQKVRKSGLTFAPEAGSQRLRDVINKGVTEEDLLNSAAIAFAGGWSTVKLYFMIGLPTETMEDIDGIAELSKKVVDVYMKTPKDKRGKGLSVNVSTSSFVPKPFTPFQWEAQDSIETLKEKQQYLMEKLKGKYIKYSWHDPYISFLEAVLARGDRRLGKVLYAAFKKGCKFDSWGEHFKFDSWIEAFDQCGIDPHFYANRKRTFDEIFPWDHIDVGVTKKFLKRENEKAYFEVITPNCRVKCTGCGALVFDGGICNELH
- the rplU gene encoding 50S ribosomal protein L21 is translated as MYAIIENGGKQYKVQEGDVVFLDRLAGEEGTSVTFDKVLAVSDGDKMNFGAPFVKNATVTGQILSHGKDKKIIVFKFKAKKGYRKKQGHRQPHTKVKIEKINA
- the obgE gene encoding GTPase ObgE — its product is MFIDSAKIKIKAGNGGNGAVSFRREKYVAKGGPDGGDGGRGGNIVFVVDPGLRTLQDFRYKRKYRAEDGQNGGKANRTGKDGEDLVIRVPPGTLVKEEKTGRIIADMVKPWEKVVIAKGGRGGAGNQRFATPTRQVPNFAKPGQEGEELSVILELKLLADVGLIGFPNVGKSTILSVVTSAAPKIADYHFTTITPNLGVVDLGEDSFVLADIPGIIEGAHQGVGLGHEFLRHIERTKLLIHVVDISGSEGRDPLEDFEIINKELKEYNEPLFKRPQIVAANKIDITEDFEKKLTEFKNVIEPKGYKVFPISAATSKGVKELMRYAANMLKELPETVIVKPEEKFVYEAENEEDDFKVYKENDVYVVEGKWVERLIASVNFNDYESLQYFQRSMKRKGIIDALEAEGINEGDTVRVEDIEFEYYK
- a CDS encoding 4Fe-4S double cluster binding domain-containing protein, whose translation is MEFHKELGNKLIEWGASFVGFSNVEKKLPENLKKLKYAITIGVRLSDFIIEQIEDKPTYTYFHHYRTVNTLIDQITLKGQLFIQDRGYKALGVPASQTVNDVEDAYSGIFPHKTAAVMAGLGWIGKSGLFISNQYGPRVRLGTILTDISVPAVNNIQKPLCGSCKECVVNCPAMAITGALWEEGCERSLIIDAKACSDYMKEKFKHIGRGSVCGICIKVCPKGLNYI
- a CDS encoding DUF4364 family protein, which translates into the protein MSIASNRELAENKLILLYILDKLNMPVSNLQLTKIVMENKLMNYFIFQQFLDELCSLKFISPKITDNKTYYTITPSGKQALDYFVNHIPKGIKLIINNYISNVRKNIRNETFIKADFTPENENEFTVTCQIREDTFSLIDLKISVGTKSDAKDICKNWQKHSQTIYSEIIESLIKPRD
- the rpmA gene encoding 50S ribosomal protein L27, translated to MMNVNLQLFAQKKGVGSSKNGRDSEAKRLGVKRGDGQFVKAGNILVRQRGTKIHPGENVGKGSDDTLFALTDGKVKFSRLGKKRKQVSVIPA
- a CDS encoding TIGR03936 family radical SAM-associated protein, whose translation is MNCIRAKFIRGEEVKYISHLDLMKVFERALRRSGIPVLYSKGFNPHPQLVFGLPLSVGVTSEAEYLDLEIEEPLNPQEFIDRLNSCLPEGIVLIDAKERKTKENIMASVVAASYKILVASELNYQEARDLIEKFMQLKEIVVKKQTKRKIKDVDIKPMIYDIDIKITDTKIFTGRTDKEIKREEYPDNLLCKNTWILKYIEVNYEDYINHKSSKNNIFCFSTLLSAGSPGNLKPVLLVEALNEILNSDFDIIKIHRTGLFTGSKGKLINPLDE
- the yhbY gene encoding ribosome assembly RNA-binding protein YhbY encodes the protein MLTGKQRSYLKGLANRIEPIFQVGKGSINDNMIKQFNDALEARELIKVNVLKNSPGEVREICEEVARMTKSEIVQVIGNKFVLYRESKENKVIDINH